The DNA segment CCACAGTTTCGCCGACTCCGTACACAAAACTCGCTTCACATCGCTCCAGGTTCTCGCCGGAGCGTAATCCTCCACTCCCTTGCCACCGTGGGAAAGTAACGGCGTCGTAGGATCCATCTCCTACACAAGTCTCAAAACCTCACTCGCTTCTCTGTCTGTGTGAGTCAACGCTGGTTGCCTAAATATGGGGTTGGTTTGTATATATAACAAAACCGTTGAATCACGTGGTTCTCTCTCTCCCCCTTTACTACTCCCGGTTTAATCCGGTCTGAAGTTTTTGTTATtggttcattatattttatctgTAAATCCTTAATAGATAACTGATCAGAGTTCACTATGCATGAATGAGATCAAAACTATGAACTCATTTTTATGGACATATATCACATTCTTTTCTTTGGAAATGTAAAACGATATATAGCTAATGTATTAATTGGATGCattggtttggtttattttgtttGTAGTAATTTAGTTATCAGATGAGGGAAAGGTAGATAGGTTAGGTGGGCTAACCGATGGTGCATGAGACACCACGTTGACATATCAAAAACTTAACATAAAAACAGAGCTCTCTTTAATgctttttcctcttcttttgTCGGTTAACTGACACAAGCATTATTACTAGGGGAATTTTTTGTTGGTAAATTATCACACGAAAATTGTTAAATAAGTAGCCAATAAAAATAATGTGTGTAAGTTGGGAAAATTGCTTAATCCACCCAAGCTGGAATCAAAGTTGAAATTAGGTACCAAAAGTGGAAAGCTGTCGTTTCTAAAAATAGGTGGTGCCTTTCTCTTGAGCTTACAAAGCTTTCTAGAAGCCATAAAGTGTGTTACGGAACGTAAGGTAAAATGAAGCAATCAATAATATAGGAAGAAAGAAGAGTCGGAgaagtaatctttttttttttcgttctgCGTTTACATAATCCCGTTTGGTCCCAagctttccttttctttttccttcttcttcgtCATTGTATTTATTTCCATGTTTcataataaatttcaaaatctttttcttttgtcgactttaatttcaaatttttgtcaTCGAAACAAGAGAATAACATATTGACATTAGACATTgatttgttttacttttaatGCATAGTAAAAATTTCAAGGCAACCGAGCATACCCAGTTCACCAAAGGGCAAAGGCCCATCCCAAATTTGTGTAAAATCATCTTCAGAAGATAAAGGCCGAACATTTGCATCCAGATCACTTATTTGGTTTAGAGCAGCATAACATGCCCCTTAAACACGGTCTATGATGTTCTGTACGTTCATGAATGTATAAATGTTATGTACACACACCAAAATCCATTACAATTTTTCAAACAAGAGCATGGTTGTAGTCATGGTAATGAAACGTCTTGTAGATGAACTGCGATAGCCACTTCGAAGCCGCAAAACTCAACACGGCCGCCACAACCACCACGCTTCTAGCCACATTAGACATCGCAATCTGCTTCGTCACGGCCATAACTCCGATCAAAGCAACCGATGCTATCTGCAAGATCACCTCAAAAGCGTTGAGATATTTGTGAGCTTTCTTGCAGCTGCTACAGTTCTCCACATGCGACCAATACCTTAAGAAACACAAAACTCTCTTCATTAGGTACGTTTTCGTTTACAAAGAATAAAGAAGATGTAAGTAAGTAAAGTAAACCTGTCGAAGAGCTGTTCTCGAGGGGGCgttggaggaagaagagatggatCATACTTCCCTCTCCAATCGACTTGAGCTCCACTGTACTTGTTGAACCATCTCCTGAACGTAACCACAAGTGCGTCTGATTTGGTTGGGATGAAGCAAGCTTTTTGCCAGTTCTCAGGGCCCCTCTCCAGTATCTTCCTCTCCTCGACATGAAGGAGGTGCAAGTCTGAGTCTAGAATCTTGTTTTGCCCTATGTGGAACACCCATCTAGGAACAATCTTATCAATAGCTACCCCGAAGTTTCTAGGGAACGTCCATATCAACCTACTGCGACCGGGGCTGACCGGAATGCATATAAAGATCAATGACAATTTGCGATTCTTCAATGGCCCCTGGATGCAGAACCATACGGTTAGGGAAGATAAAAGAGAAGTGAATCTAAAACAAGACAATCCATAATACAAGTTAGTTTCTGCATTGTACCTTTTCAGATGTGATAGAATCCTTATCCTCCTCTCTTAATGGCTCTGTGGAAGCTCGGTACACACATGGTGCGATAAAATTAGCATAACCCCATTCTTGTCTTGCAAAGAACCCTTCGTTGTCTAGCCTTTTCACGGTGATCTCGAGTGGTTTTCCCCCTTCTCTGTCCACTTTCTCTGCAagaaaattttacattttcagtACATCACTTAATGatgataaattttaaacttcaagaaagacaaatttgtaactgaaattttatttgttaaaaattgTTGGAAATAATGAATTACAGAAAATTCTAAAACTTGCATAtttttgaaacagagggagtataagaTAAAACAGTTTTGAAAATGCAGATTTTATCAAAATTACCTTTTGGTTTACCAACCCGCATTAGTCCATAATGTGCATAGGGAACATGAGCCGGGTCCATGAGGTTCTCCACCAACACATCGTACCTGAAAGGTATCAGGTTTACTGAAGAGCCAATCAcagaagggagagagagagagtttggaTATAACAAACCCATAGGGAATATCTCGATTTGCCACGAGTTTAGTGAACGATGGGTCTTCCAACTCTGGAATGAAAGGAGGCTTGTTGGTCTCAAGAACATTCTTGTACTTAGGATCACTGTTGGGCCAAAACCAAAGGATCTCATGCTGCACTGTACTTGGGTAAACAGCTACACATGCTTGCTTGAACGTGTGCACCTAATAAGTTCGCACAACATAATCAAGACTCtaacttttatgttttcttcagacaacaagacaaaaaaaaagacttttgaATTTATGTTCCAAACTTACCGGAGGACCATCAGGAGGAGCTTGAGGAATGAGCTTACAATCACCCTTACCGTTGAAGCACCATCCATGATACACACACTGCAACCTCCCCCACTGATCAATCCTCCCGTCTGACAAGGGAGCAAGGCGATGAGGACACGTGTCGTCCATAACTTTCCACTGGCTCTCGTTCCTGTCCCACCAGACCACCACATCGATCCCCATGACTCTCTTCCCGTGCGGAACCTTCTTGTCGAGGTCGCAGATGGGCATCACCGGGTACCAGTTAGCGTACCAGTCGAACTTCTCCGACGACGAGTCCGATCCGGGTTCGGGTTCCGGCGGGGAGTTCGTCGGGGCGACGGCGGGTGATGACGAGACCGCGGTTGTGAAAAGGTTGGATTTTGACGGCGGTGGGGATTTGAAGGTGGGTGAGTTTGGAGAGATGGGTTTTGGATTGGGGAGAGAGCATCTGAATCGAGGCTTTGGTTTGAGGATTCGCGGAGATGGAAGAGTGCATGTTGCAAGAGCAGCTTCCATGGTTGGAAGAAGAGAGAGTCTTTGGTGGTGTGTCTGTGTGTGGTTGTGACAACGGGAGAGGGAAACTAGaggagttttattttttttatttgtgttgGGTTGATAATTTTAATCCAACGGTTCAGATTAATCGTTGACTTTGTCCTCCTTTAATCACGGCTGACATGTCACGTGACATGAGAACCGGTGTGGTGGCGGGTTGAGTGAAAGTAAACCATGTCTGGTATGTTGATTATTCTCAGATTGTCTGAACGTATCTTTGTCctaatgccaaaaaaaaaagaataaaaaatatttgtcttaatgattttgatatttttgaggTTATATACTCGAATTTTAAGCATCATCTCCTATTTCGAAAAAAGTAACAAGAGCATGAAATTGAAGCGGTTAACTGGAAGAGAGAGAGCGTCGGTTGAGTGTTGAAAACGATGTCGCTTGCTCGAACCACAAGTAAAGAAGAGAGCAGAGCGAGGGCGTGATAGTCATTTCTTAGGATCCCCATCACCCTCGCATGATCAGTTTTCTTCATCTCTCACGTCTGGAATTGAATagacaattattattattatataaaataaaactcaGTTTCCCTCTTGAGATCAAAAtctaagaaagaagaaagagttGTTTTGTACATTCATTTACGAATAGTAGAATTGGTACAAAGACGTTGCATTTCCATAGATTCGAATTTTGTCTGGTAGGGAGGGAGTGGATCATGGCGGAGGTTGTTGTGCACATATACGATGTGACCAACACTGGATCAGACAAAACCAACAACACCATTCTTCAGATCAACAGGATCTTCAAAGACGGCATCGGTCTAGGCGGCATTTTCCACAGCGCCATTCAGGTATATTATTGAGAAAATCTCTCTTCttggttatatatatgtttacatttagtggatttttttttgttatgtatGTATGGAGAACCATGCAATTTAGACGCCTTCATGTGCAAACCATGCCTGATCTTGATTTTCACAGAATCTTTTGTTTTATGATCTGTGATGCTCTGTTTCATTTTATGAATC comes from the Brassica rapa cultivar Chiifu-401-42 chromosome A01, CAAS_Brap_v3.01, whole genome shotgun sequence genome and includes:
- the LOC103863379 gene encoding protochlorophyllide-dependent translocon component 52, chloroplastic, which translates into the protein MEAALATCTLPSPRILKPKPRFRCSLPNPKPISPNSPTFKSPPPSKSNLFTTAVSSSPAVAPTNSPPEPEPGSDSSSEKFDWYANWYPVMPICDLDKKVPHGKRVMGIDVVVWWDRNESQWKVMDDTCPHRLAPLSDGRIDQWGRLQCVYHGWCFNGKGDCKLIPQAPPDGPPVHTFKQACVAVYPSTVQHEILWFWPNSDPKYKNVLETNKPPFIPELEDPSFTKLVANRDIPYGYDVLVENLMDPAHVPYAHYGLMRVGKPKEKVDREGGKPLEITVKRLDNEGFFARQEWGYANFIAPCVYRASTEPLREEDKDSITSEKGPLKNRKLSLIFICIPVSPGRSRLIWTFPRNFGVAIDKIVPRWVFHIGQNKILDSDLHLLHVEERKILERGPENWQKACFIPTKSDALVVTFRRWFNKYSGAQVDWRGKYDPSLLPPTPPREQLFDRYWSHVENCSSCKKAHKYLNAFEVILQIASVALIGVMAVTKQIAMSNVARSVVVVAAVLSFAASKWLSQFIYKTFHYHDYNHALV